The Candidatus Hydrogenedentota bacterium genome segment GGCACGCTGCTCTATCGCGCGGACACGGCGCGCATGGACCGCTTCCTGAAGGAGCCGTTGGCCCGCCCGGCGTATCGCGGCAGGCGAACTCACGCGCAGTTTGTCACAGCACTGCCTTTGCCGCCTGCCACGCTCCATGCCGCAGTCTGCGAAGCATTCGGCGCTGCGCCCGCCTTTGAGGAACCCTTGCCGTCCGAAATGGATGAATGTCGGGAGCTGGCCTGCTCCAAGTACGAGTCAACAGCCTGGACATACCGAAGATAGTCGGAGCGGCGCCGCGACCATCCTGAGAGGCACGTTATAGTATTCATATTATTATCCTAATGCGCAGTTGACCGCAGCCCGTGCCGTCTGTTACCCTGTCTATGGGGCCTGTAAAGAAGGAATTTGCCGTGAGCCGGAAGTGGTTCTGGGCAGTGTTAATTGGCGCTGTTATTGGACTTACAACGGCCCTGAGCATACGGTCCGTGCTGCAGAACCCCAGTCCGCCGCCGTTGTCGGCCAGCGAAACCGTATTGCCGGAGGACAACCCGGCCTTATGCTATGCATGGGCGTTTCAGGAAGGCAATTGGGACTACCTTATCGACCACACGTTGTGGATACAGGAACGGTTGCAGTATGAGCAGGCGCGAACAGGTGATACCGCCGCCGGACAGACCACGCGGCTTGATATCGGCAAGGCCTTGGGCGACCGTTCGGAACCGGGCAACCGGTTACGCGACACCGGCGTGGAAGACCAGTACGTATTCCGTCCCGGCGCGGCGATTGAGGTCGTTGCGCGAGATGAAGGCCGGGACGACCTGGAACGGCCCGCCGCGGAGCGTATCTGGTTTCGCGTAAGGTTCCCCAACATGGCCAATGCGTTATTTGACGCGGCGGGCCTGGCGATTCGCGCCATTACGGTCGGTGTGAATGTGTCATCGGAGGGATATATACTGAAGGCCAATGTGGACGGCAACCTGGATGTCGACTGGGATTCAATCGAGTACTGGGATGTGGGATCAGGAGACCGATGAGCATGCCACTCGCAAAGTGCGCGCGATGCAGGAAGATGTTCAATAAGGCGGATTCGCCGGTATGCAGCGCCTGCATGCACGCGGAAGAAGCCGATTATGAGAAGGTGCGCGCTGCAATGGAGGAGCATCCCGGATTGAATGCTGAGCAATTGGCAAAGCAAACGGAGGTCGCCGTCGAGTGCGTGAAGCGCATGCTGGATGTGGGGATGATTACTCTGGCCACGGGACAACAATTGACCTGCGGCATGTGTGGCGCCCCTGCCATCAGTGCAAGCAAGCGCCTCTGCCAAACGTGTCTGGACAAACTGAACCTGCAGGTGGCAAAGGCACAAAACCAGATTCAGGTAGGAAAGAAGAAAGCGGCCCAGGTCAAAGACACTACCGCCCGTCAGGCGTTTGACTTGAAGCGCAGAACATAGAATGCCATAAAGAGGCTCCCGCGCGGCGAAACCGCACGGGTGTCCGGCAAGCGCAATAGCGCATGCCCCTGCGGGCATGGTGTGCGGGCATGGTCCCGGAGGTCGTAGCATGACTACGGGTGAAAAAGCTGGGTTGGCCGTGCTGGTCGGGTTGTTTGTCGCGCTGATAGCCGTCCTCATCGCCACGTTTCGCGGGCCGTCGGGCCCGGTAGGCACGGCATCGGACAACGCCATCGTGAATCAGGCGGTTATCAACCACACGAAGTAACAGAAGGACTCACAAACGGCCGTATGCAGCGCCTTGAACGAGCGGTATTTTTTTGCATTGCGTTGCGCCTGTTTCTTCCCGTCGCGGCGGGCGCGCAGGCGCAAACATCCCTCACCACGCAGGTCCACGGCGAACGCCGCACCGCGACCGTGGCTACCCTCCCCGATGCGGCCGGCGTGCCCTATGCGCCGCTCCACGACTTGGCCCGGCAACTGGGCGGTAACGCGGTCCTTGACGGGACGCGTGTGAAACTGGACCTCGCGGGCAGCGCCGCGTTCCTGTGGGTCGACGGGACCGAGGTCGAGAGCGCGGAAGACGCATTCACGATAGCGTATCCCGTGCGCAACCACAAAGGCGAGGCGTGGATCGCTGTCGCCGACGTGGCCCCCTTGCTCACACAGGGTTTCCGGCTGGTCCTCGAGCCCACAACGGAACCCGCGCCGGCAACGGAACCCGCGCCGGCAACGGAACCCGCGCCGGACGCCGAGGATCCCGGTGACGCGCTTGCCGTAAACGACCTCATGTCTCCGATAGAGATTGCGTCGCCGGAGGCGGCCACAACAGAGGCCGTTGCGGCTGTGCCACCTGAAGCGGCCGGCGTACAGCCCGAAGCGGTTACCGGTCTTGCCAGCGGCGCAATCATAGTACTGGACCCAGGGCACGGCGGTCACGACGCTGGGACTATCGGCGCGCAAGGGCAAATGGAAAAGGATTTGTCGCTAGCCCTTGCCTCCGAAGTGGGGCGCATCCTCAAGGAAACCACCTCTTACACCATCTATCTCACACGGTCCGATGACAAGGATCTGGCCGCGGCGGACCGCGCCCGGCTCGCGAACGAACTGAAAGCGCAACTCCTGGTCAGCATTCATGCCGGAGGCGCCTATTCGCCGGACGCGCGCGGCTACTCCGTTCTCTATACCGGACCCGCCGAACCCGCAACATCGAGTCCGTTGAGGCATGCGCGGACCAGCGCGGCCATCGCGGAGCGCGTGGCGCAGAGCCTTGCAGAGGGCATGACGCCCGCCTGGGCATACCATGCGCCGCACGAAGCACCGTTGCGTCTCTTGCGCGACGTCGACATGGCCGCGCTGCTCATCGAGGCGGGCTTCCTCACCAATAATGATGACGCCCTGATGCTGGGATCGGAGGCGGGATTGCGGCGCGTGGCCGAGGCCATCGCGCAGGGCCTCGCGCAATCGCTGCAACAGAGCGCGGGAGGATAAACGGCTATGTCGGAATTTCGCGCCGGAATCATGCGGCGGGTAATGTTGTCGCTCTGGGCGATGGCCACGCTGGTGCTGGTCTTTGTACTGGGCCTGCTCGTGCGTGAAATGGTGCGCGCCGGGGAAGACCCCTTGGCCATCTTGCACCGTCCTGCCGGGGACTCCGCCGCCAGAAACGCGCCGAGAGCACCGGCGGCGCCCTTGGGCACCCGTGAGATCACCCTGTATTTCGCTGCTGCTGACGGCATCTCGCTCGTGCCCGAACAACGCCGTATCGAAATCGTTTCCTCCGCCGTCGAAAACTGCCGCAGTGCCCTGCGCGAGTTGATCGCAGGCCCGTCGCGGCTGCACCTTCCGGTCATCGCGCCCGCAGCCGAAGTGCGCGCGCTGTATCTGCTCGAAGACGGGGAATTGGTCATTGATTTTTCGGGCGACCTGCAAGCGGAGAGCGCGAGTCTCCGCGGGGCCGCGATTGAAACGCTCATGGTTTACGCGGTCGTGAATTCGCTCACGCAGCCCGAACTGCGCGGCGAACACGCGCAAGGCGTGCGCCGGGTCCGGTTCCTTATCGAGGGCTCGCCTCCGCAGGAGACCTTTCCCGCGCATCTTGACCTCACCGCGCCGGTCGGCCCCGATCAGCGCTGGATACACGAGCCCGGGGCCGCGCCGGAAAATGCGTGAGGCGGCCATTGGCATCTTCGATTCCGGGGTTGGCGGCCTCACCGTGTGCCGCCGCGTCATCGAATTGCTGCCCCGGGAATCGATCGTTTACCTGGGCGATACGGCGCGCGTCCCCTACGGCACAAAATCCGCGGACACCGTTATCCGTTATGCGCGCTCCTGCGCGGGCGTATTGCAGGCACGCGGCATCAAGCTGCTCGTCGTCGCCTGCAACACCGCCTCGGCTTACGCGATCGACGCTCTCAAAACCGAACTGCCCTTGCCCGTCGTTGGCGTGGTCGAGCCGGGCGCGGACGCGGCCGTGCGCATGAGCCGAACCGGCGCCATTGGCGTCATCGGCACGCCCGGCACCATCGCCAGCGGCGCCTACGAGCGGGCTATCCTCGCCAGGCGTCCGGATGCGTGCATCCACAAAAAGGCATGCCCGCTCTTCGTCCCGCTGGCCGAGGAAGGCTGGACCGAAGGAACGATACCCCGGGAAACGGCCCGAACCTACTTGCGGGAACTCGCCGAATCGAACGTCGATACGCTTGTGCTCGGATGCACGCACTACCCCTTGCTGGCCGGCGCCATCGCTTCCGTGATGGGCGACGGCGTCACGCTCGTGGACAGCGCGAGAGAGACCGCGCTTACCGTGGCGGCCATGCTCGAAGCTTGCGGGCTGCTCCGCCGGGACGACCGCGCACGGACCTATGACTTCCTGGTCAGCGACGCGCCGGACAATTTCACGCGCGTGGGACGCCGTTTTCTCGGCCAGGATATCCGCCGCGTCGAATGGGTGGATTTCTGAGGCCACTCCACGGTAGTGTGACCCCGCTTTTGAAGCAGTCGGATGTGTCGCGATTCTCATGGCCCTCGAACCGAGACAAGACTCAGCATCAAGCAAGCCCCCGGCCCCAAACCGGGCTCTCTCGGCTTGGCTGTACCCCCTGTTCGGCGTTACGCTCGTGATTGCCGCCGCGGCGCTGGCCGCGCTGCTGACCGTGCAGCACCTGCGCAGCCGGCCGGTAAATCTGCGTCCGCACACGG includes the following:
- a CDS encoding N-acetylmuramoyl-L-alanine amidase, which translates into the protein MQRLERAVFFCIALRLFLPVAAGAQAQTSLTTQVHGERRTATVATLPDAAGVPYAPLHDLARQLGGNAVLDGTRVKLDLAGSAAFLWVDGTEVESAEDAFTIAYPVRNHKGEAWIAVADVAPLLTQGFRLVLEPTTEPAPATEPAPATEPAPDAEDPGDALAVNDLMSPIEIASPEAATTEAVAAVPPEAAGVQPEAVTGLASGAIIVLDPGHGGHDAGTIGAQGQMEKDLSLALASEVGRILKETTSYTIYLTRSDDKDLAAADRARLANELKAQLLVSIHAGGAYSPDARGYSVLYTGPAEPATSSPLRHARTSAAIAERVAQSLAEGMTPAWAYHAPHEAPLRLLRDVDMAALLIEAGFLTNNDDALMLGSEAGLRRVAEAIAQGLAQSLQQSAGG
- a CDS encoding GerMN domain-containing protein; the encoded protein is MSEFRAGIMRRVMLSLWAMATLVLVFVLGLLVREMVRAGEDPLAILHRPAGDSAARNAPRAPAAPLGTREITLYFAAADGISLVPEQRRIEIVSSAVENCRSALRELIAGPSRLHLPVIAPAAEVRALYLLEDGELVIDFSGDLQAESASLRGAAIETLMVYAVVNSLTQPELRGEHAQGVRRVRFLIEGSPPQETFPAHLDLTAPVGPDQRWIHEPGAAPENA
- a CDS encoding glutamate racemase, whose product is MREAAIGIFDSGVGGLTVCRRVIELLPRESIVYLGDTARVPYGTKSADTVIRYARSCAGVLQARGIKLLVVACNTASAYAIDALKTELPLPVVGVVEPGADAAVRMSRTGAIGVIGTPGTIASGAYERAILARRPDACIHKKACPLFVPLAEEGWTEGTIPRETARTYLRELAESNVDTLVLGCTHYPLLAGAIASVMGDGVTLVDSARETALTVAAMLEACGLLRRDDRARTYDFLVSDAPDNFTRVGRRFLGQDIRRVEWVDF